The Candidatus Desulfatibia profunda genomic interval TTGGTGGGGTATGGGGCATGCATAATGACGCCTCCAATAAACATGCAGTTGGGGCGTTCAATGGCAACAAATAATTTACATGGATAGAAGCGAGAAGGGGACAACTTACGGAACGACAAAATATCGCAACAAACCGTGGTGAAAATAGCACAGCCGGATATTGCTGAATTCGCTCCCATTAGGTCATGTTGTCCTTTTGGGAGTTTTTTTAATGAGGCGCCGAAATACATCCGGTACATAAAATTATAAATTTCTATTCTTCAGTCGGTTTCCTATATTTTTAACCCAGACACGCGTTAACAAAATCCCAATTGATCAGGTTTTCGACAAAAACATTCAGATAGTCGGGTCTTCTATTTTGATAGTCCAGATAGTATGCATGTTCCCAAACATCCACAGTCAAAAGAGGCTTTGTGCCGTGCGCAATGGGTGTATCTGCATTTGAGGTTTTGGCAATCTGCAATGTATTATCTTTCAAAATCAACCAGGCCCAACCACTGCCGAATTGGGTTGCACCGGCATTTTTAAATTCCTCGACAAACTTTTCATAGCTCCCGAAATCTGTGTTAATATTTTCTGCAATGGGACCGGACGGCGGCCCGCCTCCATTCGGTTTCAGGCACTGCCAGTAAAACGTATGATTCCAGACCTGGGCTACGTTGTTGAAAATTCCAACTCTGGAAGCATCTTTTGCAGCTTTCTTAATAATGTCCTCAATACTGTCTTTAGCCAGTTCTGTTCCTTCAATCAGTTTGTTTGCATTTACAACGTAGGCATTATGATGTTTTCCGTGATGAAACTCTAAAGTTTTTTCACTAAGATGCGGCGATAGAGCATCCTTTGCATAAGGTAGTTCAGGCAGAACAATAGCCATGGTGTCACCTCCTTGTTTTTAACGTGGCTTTGGACTTTCGGGACGTAGTTGACAAGCTTGAATAAATCCCCGTCATGATAAAATTAATCCTGAATATCGTGTTAATCCGGTCTAAAAACAACTATAAATTTCTGGATCGGGTTAAAATAATTCCTCCACCGGCGTCATCAAAAACGCTTCAAGCGGAATGCCCTGGTTGCCGACGAGAATTTTTTTTGCGGCTGGAAACTGTGGGGCATGCGGGACGGGCATACGATTTAACTTTTTCTTCTTAAGCTGAATAATTTTCACCCTTTGGGCGCTGCCTGATGCGCCCATCTCCCCGTTTTCAACGGGATCTTCGAGCTGCGTTACGTGTCCCGCCGAAGCGCGGCGAAGGCGGATCAGGGGCTTGCAGTAGAAAACTACGGCAGCGCCCCTGAGTGCTTGTTGGAGCGAAGCGGAAATCCCGTTATCGGGGCAAATGAACGCATCAGGCACGTGAAATATCCGGGATAGAGCAAAAACATAAAATATCTTTCTTTCAACAAGAAGCCTAAAAAGAATGCGCCATTTTCCGACCCGGAGACGAAAATCTCCTCGGAACTTTCCGGTCAGAGCTCTGACATTATGATGTAGCAGATGCATGACCCCGAAAAGGCTTGTCAAGAGGCGGGAATTGGTGTATTTTCCCGGCACATAATGTTAAGCCCCCGTAGCTCAGTGGATAGAGCAATGGATTCCTAAGCCTTATTCAGCAAAATCAACAAGTTGTGAATTTTCAATTAGTTGATTTGCTTATAAGAATTTTTTGAGTTTTTGGTTCTGTTTGGAAATTTATCGAAACTGTTGACCTTGACGGGCACAATTTAGGCACAGGATAAATTCTGTGCCTTTTTATTTTTCTGCGTTCAAATGTGATGGATTTTTATCGTCGGGCAGCACCCTATTCTCATGTGATTGAGTTCTTATACGATCCCGGTCGAATAGGCGTATATCAATTCAAACCCTGCTTTATCGAATCAAGCAATAGCTTTTGCAATACTTTCTTTATTAGCCCCCATAGCCAGCAGCGATTTGACAAGAAGGTCCACAGACACGGTTGGATCTCCCCTTTCCATTTTGGCAACTCTTGACTGGCTGGATTTCAGCATCTTTGCCAATTGGGCTTGTGTCAATTTGCTTTTTTTTCGGCGTTCTGTCAGAGCTTGGCTGAGTGCCAGCTTAAGTTCGATGTATTGGGATTCTTCCTTGCTCAGACCTAAAAACTCATCTACAGATCCGACTTTATAACCTTTAGATTCTAATAGTTCCTTTTTCTTTTTATTCATTTTTCTTTTTTACCTTTTTTGACATCTATTTCATAACGCTTGATTCTCTGTTTGCAGACATCAATAATCGATTTTGGGGGTTTGCTTGTCTTCTTTTCAAAAATCTCCAGGATTAAAATCGCGTCGGTGAATATTCGGCAGATTATTCGCCACGTCAGATTTTTTTCGTTTATTCTTAATTCATGACACTGTGTCCCGATTTACGGCATGGAGCGTGACTACGGCAGTGATAACTTTATGCCTTTTTGGATTTGCCGCAACAAATATCCCGCTTCTATTCGAGCGTTTTCTGTAAAGGGGGGCGTCGTAATCTCACCATGCATCCATACAAGCGGTTTGTCTTTTGGGCTCATATGACGATATGTATGTCATATCTGACATATTGTCAACACATTTTTCCACCAGTATCTTCTCTATCATTAATAAAGGAAATGGCCTTTGATTAAAAATGAAAAACCAGCGCTCGCTGTGCAGTTCAAAGCAACGTTTCATCAATTTCATAACCAATGGTCTTGTATCCGTTTAATCGTCTCAAATGCATAGTGGTTAGTATTGAAACATTCAGATCGGCATAATCATAAACAATTACTTCCTTTTTCATATCATGAACGCGATGCAAACGTCCGGCGTATTGAGCTATTGTACCACGCCAGGAGATTGGAAGCGTTAAAAATAAGGTGTCGAGCCGTGCATCATCAAAACCCTCACCCAAATAGCGACCAGTGGCAATAATAATTCTTTCTTCATCATAAGGAAGATTTCTCATTTTATCCAATAGGCTCTGTCTTTGTTTTTTCCCCATACCACCTTTTAACACAAAAATATTTTTAACCAAAGGGGTCAACATTTTAACCAATATATCGATGTGATCTCGCCTTTCTGTTAAAAGAACAGGGGACCGCTTTTCATAAATCGTCCGGATTACATCTTCAATGATCATGTTATTACGTTGTTCATCAACAATTAATGCCGCATAGTAATCATTAATCGTAAGGTTTTCTTTAAAATACAGTGAATCAGGCAACCTGAAATTCGTGTCACGTATTATTACCTTATGCTTAAAAGGTCTAAGTTCTGCCTGCTTTTTATCATCAACCTTGTATCTTATGGGGCCGCAATTCATAAAAATAATTGGATGATGGCCGTCTTTTCGTACTACTGTTGCCGAAAGTCCGGTTATATATTTTGCCTTGCATTGTCTGGCTACTATTTCAAAACTTCTTGCTGAGATATGATGGCACTCGTCTACAATTAAATGCCCATATTCACCAACAATATCATCAACGACACCCCTTTTGCTTAGGCTTTGAATCAAAGCGACATCAACTTTTCCTTTCGGCTTTCGTTTGCCGCCACCAATTTGGCCGATTTCTTTAGGATCAATTTCGAGAAAGGTCCTCAATCGAGCAACCCATTGATCGAGCAAGATTTTCCGGTGGACCAGGATAAGCGTATTTACCGCTCTTTGTGCTAACAGGTTTATGGCAACAATTGTTTTCCCAAAAGCTGTTGAGGCAGACAGCACACCGATATCATGTTTAAGCAAACACTCAAATGCCTTTTCCTGCTCTGGCCGCAGAGTACCGTGGAATTCAACATTTATGGGTTTGCCAATGCAACGCTCATCAACGAGCTCAACCTTGATCTCATATGATTCCAAAAGAAATTTAATATCATCCAAACAACCTCTTGGTAGTCCAATATGGTTTTTGAAATCCTCACAGCAATGAATAATCCGGGGTTTATTAAAAGTCGGAAACCGCATAGCTTGGGCTTTATAAAACTCAGGATTCTGAAATGCTGCAAGACGAATCAATCTGTTTTTTAGGGAAGGCGTGAGGGATTCTTTTTCAATGTATATCTGATTACCCCAAACCAATTTTATTTTTTCAGGCAAAGGGCCTTTAATCGGAGTTTCTTTTTGGAGTCTTGATGGAGGTTCTAACCAAGGTAAAATGTTTTCTTCAACTGACGCTACCATCTTTACGCCAAGAATACGTCCTTGTTCTGTAGCTTTTTCGACTATTTTTTCTACCTCTGCGCAACTCATACGCTTAATAGATGATAAATATGCCCATTGGTCGGGATATGGTACAAACTTTTTATTAACAAAAAGACTGTTTCCCTTTTCTTTTGGGGCTTTTTGAAGAGGAAGGGCGATTAGACTTCCAAAACCTCCTTGTGGCATTGTATCTTGGCTAGGAAAAAACCGATCATAAGATTCAAATCCGATCTCTGGACGATGTTCCATTGTTTCAGTGATGAGAAAAGAACCTAATTTTCGAGCTAACTGAGCCTGAATTGGTTCAGAAAAAAATATCCAAATATGCCCGCCATTGCCCGACCGAGAACGCTCAAGACTTGCCGGCACCTTGTAATATTCACATGTATCTAAAAAGGCAGAAACATCTTTTATCCATGATTCTTTGTCGAAATCTATAGCAAGAAACCAACAGGTCTCATCGAGTAATAATGGATAAATTCCAATTGTAAAATTGCGCTTCGATTTATTTTGAAGATCAACACCCAATAGATGGCTTTTAATTACTTCGTCGGTAACTGGCAAAAAATCACGATTTTCACATTCGTTACATTTAACTTTTGGTTTTTTACAAATACCTCTTATCCATTCATTTCGGCAAGCTGGCTGATATCCGCTTTTAGCTGATCTTAAACTCTCAAATCTTTTCGGGAATATATCTTCTCTTCCCCTGAAAAGCGAGCGGAATAAAGCTATCTTATCCTCCTCGGAAGATGAGTTTGCTATAGCAGGTTTATAGATTGAGGGGATGAAGGAAGACTCGGTTTTATCAATTCTTGCTTCCTCCCTTCTTAAAGATGTTAATGTCTCAATCTGTTTCAGGAGTCTTTCCCGTTTAGCGTCTAGTTCAGCGAGTTCCTCCTGTGCAATTTTTATCAATCCATCAATTCCTATTCTGTAATTTTCCACAAATACCTCTGAATTATAAACTTGGGATTGAACTTTTTGATTAACGGTTTGGAAATTTTATGCGGAGGACAATTTGAGGAATATGAAAACAACAGCTAAGATATGATTATATTTTCCAATTATCTAATATTAAATCGTATCCTGCGCTCTGAATACGTTGATAGTGGCTGATGTTGCCTGTTGACAATACCAGATTATTTTCCAATGCTATGGCTGCAATTATTGGATCAGCACGTCCAATCGGTTGTCCTGTTCGTTCCAGATCAGCATAAATTCTTCCTGCCAATTCCGCACTTTTAATATTCAGTGTTAAAATTTCCGTGCCGGAAATGGCTGATAAAAATCGCGCGATATGATTTTCACGGCCCACCTTATGAAATCCTTTAATGATTTCCAGAATGGTAATGGTTGTAATAGTGTAATATCCGAAATACGAATGATACTGCTCTGCTCTGGTTACGACTTTCTCATGTTTCTGCTTCAAAATCTCAGAAAAAATATCCGTATCCAATAATATCTTATCCATTATGAAACCCTCAGCGGATCATTCTCACGTGCCTTCATTGCCGATTCTGTTACATGATCAAGCAGTTCAGCTTCATCGGCAAATAGTCCTAGTAGTTTGTCCAACCCAACCGAATCGGTTTTCATTTTCATTTCATTTAGTTTATCAAGTAGATTTTCTGTAGCTTCAACGCTTTCAACTTTATATTCTATATTAATATCCTTCGGTACTTTTATGGTTATAGTTCCCATTTTAGCCTCTCTTTCTTTTTTTGATTTTCTGTTTAACTTGCATCAAAATTTCTTTTTCGTGATGTCTTCGCTGTCCAGCTCACCTTAGATTTTTAACTTGTTTGAATTTTAACACCTTTTTTTGTTTATTACAATAATTTGATCAATATATCATGACGTTCCTGTTTATTTTGATAAATAGAAAAAACCTCGGAAGTGTTAAACTAAATCTTTACAAAATTTCTTTTTTGTGAAAAATCTTTATCAAAACTTTAGCGGAGCAATGGATTAATTGTAAATGGCTCTACTTACCTCTACTTATAATTATTTAATATAATTACAAATAGCCCCCGTAGCTCAGTGGATAGAGCAATGGATTCCTAATCCATGTGCCGCGTGTTCGATTCACGCCGGGGGCACCAATAATAAAAACAAGCACTTAGAAGTTTAAACCAATTGCTTTTTTTATTGGCCGGCTAAAGAATGGCTAATCCGGATATTTATTCTGAGACAATAAATTCTCTATAATATTAATCAACAGTTGCAATTGCGTTTTATAAATTTCCCCACCCGGCCCGATTGCGTCCTGAAGGACGGGGTCTTCATATGTTGCCAAATCTTTTTTCAAGCTTGCCAAATGGGCATTGAGAACTTCAATTTGTTCTTCTGCGTTCAGGGACAAAAGATATTTTGATGTTCTGATACTTACCTGATCATCTTTTAGGCTTTCAATCTTAAACAATTTTTGGGTTTCTTGAATGCTTTTGAGCATAATGCTCCATCCCGTAAACACTTATTCGGGTTATAAAATCCAGGACAACACCGCCGTTCCCAGGATTAACGTAAGAATCCCCAAGAACCTGTAAGTCTGATCCGACAGGGAGGTTATATACCAGTCTGTGATAGTTTCATATAACCTATGGGGATTTGTAAATATAAACAATCCCTTGCCAACAGCCGTGATTCCGATGAGTCTTATAAACCACGCATGACGACTCACCGGCGCGGACAGTATGAAAAGGACACCGAAAATAAGGGGCAAGACCGCCAGAATTTTGCGATCGACCTCTTCGTACATACGCTTCACCACGTTTCTGGATTCCTCGGTATAAAGAATAGTGAAAGCTCCGATTGTGATCCAGGCCAAGCTGATTGCGTAAAGAAACCATTGCATGCAACACCCCCCTATCCCGAATATATTATGAATCGAAAATTAACAATGACCTAAATTGAGCGATTGTTGAGGTTGCCGCAGATACAAGGAAGATGCCGTTCCGCTATAATCAACTATGCGGGACGGCATCTGACGCAGTAGATGCGGTAAGATCGGCAATCCCGAAGGGTTTCAAATTTTAAAAATATAAGTCAATATAATTCATTAAAAATAAAAGATATTTTATCCCCTTTTAAAATTTGAAACGCTCAGCTTAGGATTGATATGTCGGCATCCTCAATAAAGCGGCTCCATATTCCCAACACAGATAGATTTTGTCAAGATTTTCGGGACAAAAAGTGCTTTAATCCTGCTGTCGGACGGATGAAAAATCCTGGTTCCATGATGAATACGAATACCCCGTCTGCCGGGAAAAGACGGCGTGTTATCTTGAGAAAAAAAAAAATTGAAACGCCGGTCTTGACAGAGAAAAAAATGTGATTAATATTGCTAGCAATTAAGCCTTTTAATCATATGATTTTATTAAAATAAAACATAGTCCGCCCAACAGCTTGCAAGCATATTGAACGTTTTAAACTACATTTTTTTCAATTATTTTTTCTTTGATTCTCTTTTTTAGATGGAGACAGCCGTGAAAAGTGGTTTTTAAAAAAACGAACCAAGTTCATTTTTCCAAGGAGGTAGGGTCATATGAAAATCAAACCGTTAAATGACAGAGTGCTGGTGTTGAGAATCGACGAGGAACAAACCAGTGCCGGCGGTATCATTATCCCCGATACGGCCAAGGAAAAACCCCAGGAAGGAAAAATCATCGCCGTCGGTCCCGGAAAAATGGGAGATGACGGTAAACGAATACCCCTGGAGGTCAAAAAGGGAGACCGGATTCTCTTTTCGAAATATGCCGGCGCGGAAATAAAAATTGACGGTGTTGAACACATTTTTATGAAGGAAGACGATATCTTAGGTGTTTTGGATTAACAAAAAAAAGTTTTTATACAATCAAATTAGGGAGGGAATTCATCATGCCTGCAAAAATGATTTCATACGGTTCCCAGGCCAGAGAGCATTTGCTGAAAGGGGTCAACACCCTGGCGGATGCCGTCAAGGTTACGTTAGGCCCCAGGGGCAGGAATGTTATCCTGGAAAAATCATTTGGGTCACCGATAGTTACCAAAGACGGCGTAACGGTTGCCAAAGAAATCGAGTTGAAAGAAAAATTTGAAAACATGGGGGTCCAGATGGTCAAGCAAGTGGCCAGCAAAACCAGCGATGTGGCCGGAGACGGGACCACCACTGCAACCCTGCTGGCTCAGGCCATTTACAACGAAGGCCAGAAACTCGTGGCGGCCGGAGCGAACCCCATGGCGCTCAAGCGCGGAATCGACAAAGGCGTAAAAGCGATTGTTGAAAAGCTGCAAAAAATATCCAAACCGACCAGAGACAAAACCGAAATTGCGCAAGTCGGCACCATTTCCGCCAACAATGATGAAATGGTAGGCAAACTCATATCCGAAGCCATGGAAAAGGTCGGCAAAGAAGGGGTCATCACCGTCGAAGAAGCCAAAGGGATGGAAACCTCTTTGGAAATTGTGGAAGGTATGCAATTTGATCGCGGATATCTTTCACCCTATTTTATCACCAACGCTCAAAAAATGGAAGTTGTGCTGGAAGAACCCTTTATCCTGCTTCACGAAAAAAAGATCACCAACATGAAGGATCTCTTGCCCCTTTTGGAAGAGGTCTCCAAGCTGGGCAAGCCTCTTTTGATCGTGGCCGAAGATGTGGAAAGGGAAGCTTTGGCCACGCTGATCGTCAATAAGCTGCGGGGCACGCTAAAAGTTGCCGCCGTTAAGGCCCCCGGCTTCGGTGACCGCCGCAAGGCCATTCTGGAAGACATTGCCATACTGTGCGGCAGCCAGGTCATTTCCGAGGACATGGGCATCAAACTGGAAAAGGTTACCACCAAGGATCTTGGTCACTGCAAAACCGTCAAAATCGACAAGGATAACACCACGATCGTGGACGGAGCCGGCAACCGCAGAGAAATTGAAGGCCGCATGCGCCAAATCCGAACCCAGATAGAGGAAACCACCTCTGATTACGACAGGGAAAAACTGCAGGAACGCCTGGCAAAACTTGTCGGCGGTGTGGCGGTCATCAGCATCGGGGCGGCTACCGAAACAGAAATGAAAGAAAAGAAGGCCCGCGTCGAAGACGCCATGAACGCCACGTGCGCGGCTGTTGAAGAAGGGATTGTTCCCGGCGGCGGCGTCGCCCTGGTACGATGTGCAGCGGCCCTCGATACGGTCAAAGCTACGGGCGACGAAAAAGACGGGCTCAATATTTTAAGACGCGCCGTTGAAAAACCGCTACGCCAGATTGCCGATAATGCCGGGTATGAGGGCTCCGTGGTATTAAATCAGGTCCTCGAAGGCAAGGATGATTATGGATTCAACGCTGATACCTTAAAATTTGAAAATCTCTTGGCGGCCGGGGTCATCGATCCCACCAAAGTGGTTCGGTTTGCCCTCCAGAATGCCGCCTCCGTAGCCGGCCTGATGTTGACCACCGAAGCCCTTATTACCGAAAAACCTGAAAAGAAGAAAACACCCGCCATGCCCCCCGGCGGAATGGATGAGGATATGTATTAACCCAAAGCGAAGCTGCATTTTACTATCACAAAGGGCGGCTGTTGAGCCGCCCTTTTTTTTGACCCCCACACCCCATCCATTAAATCATCAAATCCTATCGACCTGCAATAAAGCCGTACCAATCCATTGAAGGTATTGCCAAAAGGATCTAAAAAGCATATGTAAGGCGTATCGAAACCCATTTCGTTTTCATACCCGATTTATTTCCGGCGTATCCGGGCTAGGAGCTGATTATGGTAAAAAAATATGAACTAAGCGCTGCCGATCTCAGGTGCATCTGTGATCCCAAAACATTCAATTTCAAGAACACATCGGAAATAGAACCGCTATCTGAAGTCATCGGCCAGCAGCGAGCGGTCCATGCGATTGAATTCGGCCTGAATATGAAAAGCCCGGGGTATAACATCTTTGTCACGGGAATAGAAGGTACCGGAAAATCGACCATTATTCAAGACATCGTCAATGAACATGCCGCAGACCTTCAGGCCCCTGTCGATTGGTGCCTGATAAATAACTTCAGGGATGAATACCGGCCCAAAGCCATAGCGGTTCCCACCGGTAAAGCGACCCGGTTCAGCAAAACGATGAACAAGCTGATCGACGACCTGAAAGACGAATTGCCCAAAGCCTTTGAACACGAATCATACCAGGAAAAACAAGCCAAAATCCAGAAAGAGTATTCCGACCGGCAGCGCAACATCCTGCAGAAACTGGAA includes:
- a CDS encoding superoxide dismutase; amino-acid sequence: MAIVLPELPYAKDALSPHLSEKTLEFHHGKHHNAYVVNANKLIEGTELAKDSIEDIIKKAAKDASRVGIFNNVAQVWNHTFYWQCLKPNGGGPPSGPIAENINTDFGSYEKFVEEFKNAGATQFGSGWAWLILKDNTLQIAKTSNADTPIAHGTKPLLTVDVWEHAYYLDYQNRRPDYLNVFVENLINWDFVNACLG
- a CDS encoding PIN domain-containing protein, translated to MDKILLDTDIFSEILKQKHEKVVTRAEQYHSYFGYYTITTITILEIIKGFHKVGRENHIARFLSAISGTEILTLNIKSAELAGRIYADLERTGQPIGRADPIIAAIALENNLVLSTGNISHYQRIQSAGYDLILDNWKI
- the groES gene encoding co-chaperone GroES: MKIKPLNDRVLVLRIDEEQTSAGGIIIPDTAKEKPQEGKIIAVGPGKMGDDGKRIPLEVKKGDRILFSKYAGAEIKIDGVEHIFMKEDDILGVLD
- a CDS encoding DEAD/DEAH box helicase family protein, which encodes MIKIAQEELAELDAKRERLLKQIETLTSLRREEARIDKTESSFIPSIYKPAIANSSSEEDKIALFRSLFRGREDIFPKRFESLRSAKSGYQPACRNEWIRGICKKPKVKCNECENRDFLPVTDEVIKSHLLGVDLQNKSKRNFTIGIYPLLLDETCWFLAIDFDKESWIKDVSAFLDTCEYYKVPASLERSRSGNGGHIWIFFSEPIQAQLARKLGSFLITETMEHRPEIGFESYDRFFPSQDTMPQGGFGSLIALPLQKAPKEKGNSLFVNKKFVPYPDQWAYLSSIKRMSCAEVEKIVEKATEQGRILGVKMVASVEENILPWLEPPSRLQKETPIKGPLPEKIKLVWGNQIYIEKESLTPSLKNRLIRLAAFQNPEFYKAQAMRFPTFNKPRIIHCCEDFKNHIGLPRGCLDDIKFLLESYEIKVELVDERCIGKPINVEFHGTLRPEQEKAFECLLKHDIGVLSASTAFGKTIVAINLLAQRAVNTLILVHRKILLDQWVARLRTFLEIDPKEIGQIGGGKRKPKGKVDVALIQSLSKRGVVDDIVGEYGHLIVDECHHISARSFEIVARQCKAKYITGLSATVVRKDGHHPIIFMNCGPIRYKVDDKKQAELRPFKHKVIIRDTNFRLPDSLYFKENLTINDYYAALIVDEQRNNMIIEDVIRTIYEKRSPVLLTERRDHIDILVKMLTPLVKNIFVLKGGMGKKQRQSLLDKMRNLPYDEERIIIATGRYLGEGFDDARLDTLFLTLPISWRGTIAQYAGRLHRVHDMKKEVIVYDYADLNVSILTTMHLRRLNGYKTIGYEIDETLL
- a CDS encoding helix-turn-helix domain-containing protein — encoded protein: MNKKKKELLESKGYKVGSVDEFLGLSKEESQYIELKLALSQALTERRKKSKLTQAQLAKMLKSSQSRVAKMERGDPTVSVDLLVKSLLAMGANKESIAKAIA
- the groL gene encoding chaperonin GroEL (60 kDa chaperone family; promotes refolding of misfolded polypeptides especially under stressful conditions; forms two stacked rings of heptamers to form a barrel-shaped 14mer; ends can be capped by GroES; misfolded proteins enter the barrel where they are refolded when GroES binds); translated protein: MPAKMISYGSQAREHLLKGVNTLADAVKVTLGPRGRNVILEKSFGSPIVTKDGVTVAKEIELKEKFENMGVQMVKQVASKTSDVAGDGTTTATLLAQAIYNEGQKLVAAGANPMALKRGIDKGVKAIVEKLQKISKPTRDKTEIAQVGTISANNDEMVGKLISEAMEKVGKEGVITVEEAKGMETSLEIVEGMQFDRGYLSPYFITNAQKMEVVLEEPFILLHEKKITNMKDLLPLLEEVSKLGKPLLIVAEDVEREALATLIVNKLRGTLKVAAVKAPGFGDRRKAILEDIAILCGSQVISEDMGIKLEKVTTKDLGHCKTVKIDKDNTTIVDGAGNRREIEGRMRQIRTQIEETTSDYDREKLQERLAKLVGGVAVISIGAATETEMKEKKARVEDAMNATCAAVEEGIVPGGGVALVRCAAALDTVKATGDEKDGLNILRRAVEKPLRQIADNAGYEGSVVLNQVLEGKDDYGFNADTLKFENLLAAGVIDPTKVVRFALQNAASVAGLMLTTEALITEKPEKKKTPAMPPGGMDEDMY